The window AAATCCACATAGTGAGAGGATATTTTGTGAACTAATTAAATGAGCCTCACAAAGTTTAGATAAATGGCTTTAATCCACCACAGTTCTTTGCTTGAGTTGAATGAATGCACAGCACAAGAGGTCTACCAGTACATTcagtcccaaaaaaaaaaattctagagggGAGGTTCTCGAAACAAGAATCAAAAGCGAACAACAGATAGCCAGGAAACAGATATACATCATGCTGAAGTGCGTCACTCTTCTGAGGTTAGACCGCAGTCTGAAAGGGGCATGCCAAACCTGTTGTGAAACCGTGAGAATGTTCCTGTATGAAGAGTTGCAAAGATACCAATCAAAATAAAGGAATTTGAAGCAATGGGAAGATAAgaaataaacatgttttataCAATTATATAGGGTTTTGGAATCAGTATTAAAAACATTATCTTTAGATTGCTAAAAAGATGCATAGGGATGATTCTAATAAACATTGCTTGCAGTGTGGGTCGGGGGCTCAGTATAAGACATTGCCCAACACTTCAGAATAAGAaaaagctttattgccaagtatgcttacacatacaaagataatttcttggtgacagaagcttccactgcacaaacaatacagcaacaagacagagataataataattacaaataaataaaagccaatacaaaatataagtatatatagaaatacacaaaaatgatatatacagttgtgctcaaaagtttgcatacccttggagaattggtaatatatgtaccatttttaaagaaaacatgagtgagcaggcaaacatttatttcttatgggattcatattcaactgtaggttataacagaatggcacaatcataaaacaaaacatggcaacaatgaaaaaaagtctgcatacccttagttcttaatattgtatCGTAtcgccccctttagcatcaatgacagcgtgcattcttttgtaatagttgtctatgaggctccaaattcttgcaggtggtatagctgcccattcgtcttggcaaaatgcctccaggtcatgcaaagtctttggtcgtcttgcatgaaccgcacgtttgagatctccccagagtggctcgatgatattaaggtcaggagactgtgatggccactccagaaccttcacctttttctgctgtaaccactggagggtcaacttggccttgtgcttagggtcattgtcgtgctggaaagtcctagtgcgtcccatgcgcagctttcgtgcagaagaatgcaaattgtctgtcagtattttctgataacatgctgcattcatcttgcttatggttgtgaccataaagctctattttggtctcttcactccaaattacattgtgccagaagctgtgaggcgtgtcaaggtgttgtcgggcatattgtaaccgggcttttttgtggcattggcgcagtaaaggcttctttctggcaactcgaccatgcagctcatttttgttcatgtatcgtcatattgtgctccttaaaacaaccacaccgtctttttccagagcagcctgtattttcacttgttttgactataaaaactctgccagtacagtaatacaaaatacacacgttaaaaatacattctctgaaaaacctaaatatcttatgcagtgttgtttctaaaacaagataaatcaaattgatcttgttttaaggattttgtggtatttttacaggaaaacaatacaaaaattattatcaagaataagattttttccctaatatcaaaggtcttactagaaaaaaagaaattatgatccaacgtgaattttcttgataaaaaaatatgatcatgcctggtaacatgtgcatgtaaaatggctagaaatagcattttagcttagcgtaaagctgacaatttacacaaggtttatttctatttcttctgctccaaacttacttcaaacttacttctctgtctgctcgtatgaatgtaacacatcataagaaagtgtttcactgctgttcagatgcaatttggatcgcatcatttatatgtataaatgttttccacctgaaaggactaaatattaaatgaaacaaatgacaataaaatgcaaagtaatctcttcagtaatcaaaatactttttgaatgtaattgtattctaaataccaatgatttaaattgtaactgtagtggaatacagttactaatattttgtattttaaatacgtaatcccgttgcatgtatttcgttactccccaaccctggtcatgGGTGGCAACCACTTCCAGGGAACTAATGACTATGGTTATGTGCTAAGCTGTGAGTTCTATAGCCCTGCATCTGACAAGTGGATAGTGGTGGCTCCAATGCCCAGGGGTCAGAGCGATGTTGGTGTGGCAGTTTTGAAGGAGCGCATCTATGTGGTGGGGGGTTATTCTTGGAACAGTAGGTGCATGGTGAATTATGCAGTGTTATGACCCTGAAAAGGATGAGTGGGAGAAGGTATTTAGCGTCCTAGAGCCTCTTGGAGGTATTCAGCATGCGCTATGACAGTTCATTGTCTAAAGGGTTCAGTGGATGAGGATCAGATACAGGAGTGTCCTCTTTTAACTTCCAAAAATGAAGGCAGATTAActattttggtaacattttacaagaaggttctattcattaacattagttaacaacattaacatgaactaccaatgaacaaatacttttacagcgcttactaatcttggttaatttcaacacatacagtagtaatacttttttttattttttatttttaattaagttttatattttaacattaggtaatgcattatgaacttccatgaactaacaatgaacagttgcatttatttattttttataaatgaacattaaacgattaatatatgctgtaaaaacaaattgttcattgttagttcatgatacctattgcATTTAATAATGATAAGAAAGAaatagaactttattgtaaagtcttaccaATGTTTTGAAATCTCTGTTGGCATTAAAACTTGAAATGTGAGGTATTGAATTTTGCTTCACTTTGCCAGCAATGTGGTAAGCTTCAAGTGCAAACTGGTTAAATGGTTTAGTTACAGTACATGTCAGTTTTGtaacaacagcatttgtgctaTTTGTTTAAGCACTCATGACTGTGCTAAAGCTGAAATGCTGTTTTCTTTCAATGGCTGATCCCAAATTTGTGTGCCACAGTGCTTAATATTGCATCTCTAAATTATACTGTTTTATGTTTATATTCTATCTGTATTCTAAATCAATTTTTACTTCAACGATATTTATgtgcaatgcaaaaataaaagtattttcaaaCAATTGTGTTTGGTTTCAGTTGTTTTCAAtcaagtgtctctctctctctctctcataatagAACATAATGTCCATCTATTACAGTCatggcaaaaaataataataattaattaatattttgccATTTGAGAATACATGccaaaatactgtgtgtgtgtttctattatgaggacatttctagtgtccccataattcaaatcgcttaaaaaaacatgtcttttttgaaaatgtaaaaatgcagaaagttttttgtgagggataggtttagggttagggttaggggatagaatctatagtttgtacagtataaacaaACATTGCCTATGGAgattcctcataaggatagccgcaccaatgtgtgtgtgtgtgtgtgtgtgtgttttgcacagAAAGGTTAGCTGTACAAAGATATTATTTCAACcttaatttatattattacaaCCTTCAGCTTATTTtgactgatgtgtgcattttgccacatttatttacagttttagTTTAAACAGATAATATATCACACTTTATTTGGAAACTAAATAAGGACTAGAGAATATACAATTACTACTGAGTTCTTGACAGTAcagtttaaaaggatagttcccccaaaaatgaaaattctgttgtcatttgtttgttgttcccaacccatatgactttctttcttctatagaGCATAAAacaagatgttatgcagaatgagagcctcagtcaccattcactttcattgtatggaaaaaagatggaatgaaagtgaattctgactgagactaacatacttactaatatctccttttgtatttaaCAGATTAAACAAAGTCTTACAGGTCTGAAACAACAATAAGGTGATAAATtcataaattatgacaaaatgttcatttttgggtgacctatgcCTTTAAAGTAGAAAAAATGGTATTCCGTACTTTGTCAGTTGTGTGCAGGGCACAGTTCGACCCAAAACCTTGACTAGTTCATTTTTCATGAAAATGTTTTAGATAAGACCTTAGACAGACCAAGCCAAAGAACAACTATCTCAAGGTCTGTAGAAATccacagtaaatgtaaaaaataataataataaatgcttaCAAACAAGACTAACTCACTAGTTCTCACCCACACACAGACAGTCTAAATTGCTTTACAGAGAAGCAAAGAAATCAGCATGATAAGAGTAAGTGCAGACAACATTTCAAAACTGGGTCATGGTGAATCATTAGAATTAAAAAGTGAAGAAGATAACTTTTAATTAtctgtttcatgttgtctttatctAAATGAAAATATCTGTGTGGACAGCCTAAGTGCAAAACCAAGCTAAAATCCCATCCTAGGTAATTCCCATCTGATAACATGAAAAGCCATtacataaaacaattcaaataatTTCATGTCAACAGTGGTTGGCATTGAAAATAAGCAGACATCTGCTGACTAGCACTTTGACACGTTTCTCATCGCCTGTCCCCAGCCGTCAGCATTGGGGTTGTCCTTGGCAGATATCAAGGCTTAAAAACGCACCACCCTCTCAGCCTATTCCACCAGCTCTGAGGACACTTCACATCACTGTGGTTTCCCAGACTCTATTCTCTGGAACATTCCTAGTGGCACAATACAAAGTGTCAGCCAGGAGTGGAGTGTTGCTGGTGCTAGTAGCAGTTGCCATGTCTCTGTCAGGAGAAGTTTGTGTGGTGACAGGAGCATGTGGCTTTCTGGGAGAAAAGCTGGTCAGACTCTTGCTGGAGATGGAGAAGCTTGCAGAGGTCCGACTGTTGGACAGAAACATCCGGTCTGAGCTTATACAGTCACTGGATGGTTAGTACATACTCCCCTTACAGAATTTCTGATCCAAATTAACAAATCCCTGTTGTATTTGTCTTTATAGTGGTGTCTGTTGGTCACTTTTTGTGTTTCTCTCTTTTGTCAATTGTCTTTTCCATTCATCATTAATACATATATTTGCAACTCTTCACGTTTCAAATTTCAGACTTTTCGACCTCCTTGCTTCTTAAGAAGAAACAAACTGAACAAAATGCGTATTTTTTTatatgcgtatatatatatatgtatatatatatatatatatatatatatatatatatatatatatatatttttttttttttttttttttttttttcagtttgacaTTCTTGtatctttgactgttttggtTCTCAGATTGCAGAGGAGAGACTAAACTGAGTGTGTTTGAGGGGGATATCAGGGACCGTGAGTTGCTGAGAAGAGCCTGCAGGGGAGCAGCACTTGTTTTTCACACTGCATCTCTCATTGATGTCATTGGAGCAGTTGAATACAGTGAATTGCATGGAGTCAATGTTAAAGGTCAGAGGTCTATGGCTGGTCTTTGGCAAGCAATAACAAGACTGAATTTGATCAAAGAAAAAACAACCTGCTGAaaataaaaggatttttagattagCGATTTTTGATTTATGAGGTTTGTGGTTAAAATTATTTGAAGAGACTAACTGTTTATGTGCTTAATGAATGGCATGTCCATATGTAGTAATCAATTTTAAAGGTTTTTGAGCACACGAcagcttcaaaatgtacatttgagGTATAACTATAAATTTATGTTGtatcacaaaacataaaagtCTCGAGCAATGTTAACCACAGCCCTTATTTTACTTGTAAACCAAATTAATTCTAAAAACCATTCGAAATTCCAAGGGAATCCATGgctcgaaaatgctaattctcttgaACAGCTCTACATTTGTTTGACAGTAAAAAGACAATGAGAGAAAAACTAAAAAGGTATGGTATTTGAAATAAGTCTTATaagtagctcaactggtagagcatggtgctagcaacagcAAGATCattggtttgattcccagggaacacacaaactgatacaaaATCAACCTTCAATGAACTGTAAATTGCCATGGATTAAAGCATCtgataaatgcataaatgtaaatgtaagtcagGTAGGGTCAATTACTGTGGGTGATACTTGCATTAGACACATGCATAAAAAAATCAGCACAAATTGACTCTGACAGACAAAAATATTGAAACATAGCACAATATTACACTAAAAATCAGAAAGGGTCAATGAAAATTTGATCTGTTTTCCATGACAGGAACACAACTACTGCTTGAGACATGCATTCAAGAGAATCTGGCTTCCTTTATTTACACTAGCAGCATTGAGGTCGCTGGTCCCAATCCCAGAGGTGAACCAATCATCGACGGTAATGAGGACACTCCTTATTCCTCCTGTCTTAAatttaactacagcaaaaccaagGAGGAGGCTGAACGGATTTGCCTTCAGGCCCATGGAGAGCTGCTCCGCAACGGAGGTCAGCTGGCTACTTGCGCATTAAGGCCCATGTACATCTATGGAGAGGGCTGTCGTTTTACATTAGGCCACATGAGGGATGGGATCCGCAATGGAAATGTGCTGCTGAGAACCTCGCGTCGTGAGGCAAAAGTGAATCCTGTATATGTAGGAAACGTAGCCCTAGCACATCTGCAGGCTGCTCGAGCCCTCAGAGATCCTCAAAAGAGAGCAGTAATGGGTGGAAACTTCTACTACATTGCAGACGACACCCCACCTGTCAGCTACTCAGACTTCAACTATGCTGTTCTTTCACCACTCGGCTTTGGGATACAAGAGAGGCCTATTCTGCCCTTTCCCCTTCTTTATCTTCTGTCATTCCTCATGGAATTACTGCATGTTGTGCTCCGCCCCTTTTTTAGATTTACCCCACCCCTAAATAGGCAGCTACTGACCATGTTAAACACACCCTTTAGTTTCTCATATCAAAAGGCCCACAGGGATTTCGGATATACACCTCGCTACAACTGGGAAGAGGCACGCAGGCGCACCACTGATTGGCTAGCATCTGTCTTATCCACAGAGACGCAACAAGTTCacttgaaataaattaaaatcttgtGTATAAATACAGTGCTTCCCATATTTCTCAATCTGTCATCATGTTCTGGTTGTTGGTTTATTGTAAACTGTCCTTCTCTGGAGATCCAGTGTAGCAGATATACAAACATAGAATTAACTCTATTTATGTATTAGTTGTGTAGTTTGGCATGAAATATAATCAGTGAATAATGCATGccttacattatgaaaatattatttctaGCAAATGACTGTATATTATGTTTGTTCTTGTATGaatataaaaaatagaaataaatatcatcaatattaaaacaacattgtATTTCTTATTCCAGCACACTGCAagtaatagtaattattattattctatttattaatgatgatgataataataataatttctaataattttatttttctgacTCCATAAGCATATTGTATAATTTAATGAATAATTTAAACAATAatggatacttttttttttttttttttaaactgggtACGAAAATTAAAcgtaacaagacaaaaatactggagaaaaaaaaaaagtctttattttTCAGTGCAAAAGATGCCTCTGTGGGGGAGTCTGAAGAagcaaacagctgaaaataatatcTGTCAAGTGGGGCCATTTGATTGTGttaatttcactttcacttcacaTCTCTTCTGACAATCCAGCtaaaactgttttgaaagcacAGGGTTTACACTGTGCTAAAGTCCAGAGTCCAGCCTGCGGGCAAACAATCAAACATTTCATCTATGTGAGGTCATAGGTTCACATTCAACTGCAGGCAATGCAGCATAGATCAATCGTTTTTCAGTTGTTGTAGAGAAAGCTTACTAAAGCCCACTAGCTATATTTGCGATCCAGCGGTCTCTATATCACAAGATGAATGCTTGGAAATTAATGTCTCTCTCATCTATATGCTGGCATGGGTTATAAGAGCGCACCAGTGAGTGAAAAGCTCTCCAAAAGGCCCTTCATCTCACTTAATCGGATAttgcaacatttttctcagaaccAGGCATTGTGTAACAGATTGTGGCTGACTATTAAGTGGATTCCAGGCTTCTTAGTGCTATTAGTTGAAGAACAATAACAAAGATGATGCAGAAAAAGGAAGAATGATTTTACATCTTGGAACTCAGAGCCAGCAATAATGTTTTACTCAGTTGATTTGGCACTGTTGATCATTATATCCAATGAAGAAATGGTTTGGAAATGGATAAAGGTTTTGGCTTATGTCTCAATGTTTGTCACCTCTACTGTGGGTAAGTTCTTTCAGTATTACATCCAGCCATGTTCAGCTAAATCTTCATTAAGTTTTTTGTGTCAGTTCTAATGGTTATTTCTGAACGCTCCAAAATGAATGATTCACGGTGTGCTGTATTATAGACTTGCTTATACCTGATTATAAACAACTAATGTCTGTGGTAAACTTTTCACAGATTACCTCACATCATAAACTTAAGTACatatgttttatataaaaaaggTTATAATGTATCTGTTTGCAGTGGTACATTAATTTGACTTAATCAGTAGTTATTAATGCCAAATTTGAGTTCAAATGTATACAAACCCATTGTTATGTTTCATACTTCCTGACCGCCAGGGCAGTGTTTCGTAGTGTATGTTCTCTTGTGGTTCCCGCAGGTTGAGAGCTGTATACCTCTGTCTGTGACGTCACCGATGTTATAATATGGGGCGTCACACAGACTTCCTCATTTCTCTTTACACGACTGATCAGTTCAGAGCTCAAACAACTATAGCCTGGTGACATGTTTGTCGGATCCTCGAATTAGTTCGTCCTCCACAGGATGTTATTAGTGACCCTCCTTGTGATCAGAATTTTTTGACGATAAAGATCAACGAAGCTATTGTGAAGCGCAAGCAGAGTAACTACCCCTTGAGCCTTGCTCAGGAAAGCTTACTTAAAGTAGTGTTAATTTTTCACACACATTATATCtgtataaacatgcacacacacacacacacacatataatatatatatatatatatatatatatacaggtgcatctcaataaattagaatgtcgtggaaaagttcatttatttcagtaattcaactcaaattgtgaaactcgtgtattaaataaattcaatacacacagactgaggtagtttaagtctttggttcttttaattgtgatgattttggctcacatttaacaaaaacccaccaattcactatctcaaaaaattagaatacatcataagaccaataaaaaaaacatttttagtgaattgttggccttctggaaagtatgttcatttactgtatatgtactcaatacttggtaggggctccttttgctttaattactgcctcaatttggcatggcatggaggtgatcagtttgtggcactgctgaggtggtatggaagctcaggtttctttgacagtggccttcagctcatctgaatcttttggtctcttttttctcattttcctcttgacaataccccatagactctctatggggttcaggtctggtgagtttgctggccagtcaagcacaccaacaccatggtcatttaaccaacttttggtgcttttggcagtgtgggcaggtgccaaatcctgctggaaaatgaaatcagcatctttaaaaagctggtcagcagaaggaagcatgaagtgctccaaaatttcttggtaaacgggtgcagtgactttggttttcaaaaaacacaatggaccaacaccagcagatgacattgcaccccaaatcatcacagactgtggaaacttaacactggacttcaagcaacttgggctatgagcttctccacccttcctccagactctaggaccttggtttccaaatgaaatacaaaacttgctctcatctgaaaagaggactttggaccactgggcaacagtccagttcttcttctccttagcccaggtaagacgcctctgacgttgtctgtggttcaggagtggcttaacaagaggaatacgacaactgtagccaaattccttgacatgtctgtgtgtggtggctcttgatgccttaaccccagcctcagtccattccttgtgaagttcacccaaattcttgaatcgattttgcttgacaatcctcataaggctgcggttctctcggttggttgtgcatctttttcttccacactttttccttccactcaactttctgttaacatgcttggatacaacactctgtgaacagccagcttctttggcaatgaatgtttgtggcttaccctccttgtgaagggtgtcaatgattgtcttctggacaactgtcagatcagcagtcttccccatgattgtgtagcctagtgaaccaaactgagagaccattttgaaggctcaggaaacctttgcaggtgttttgagttgattagctgattggcatgtcaccatattctaattttttgagatagtgaattggtgggtttttgttaaatgtgagtcaaaatcatcacagttaaaagaaccaaagacttaaactacttcagtctgtgtgcattgaatttatttaatacacgagtttcacaatttgagttgaattactgaaataaatgaacttttccacgacattctaatttattgagatgcacctgtatatatatatatatatatatatatatatatatatatatatatatatatatatatatatatatatatatatatatatatttaatttattttttttaaatgttggtactTTTGATTACTGGACAACCATGGATAAACCAGAGCAGTGTGTCCAATGCGCCAGCACACTGGAGTCTTTTGATGGCCACCAACTTTGTCCACCGTGTTTAGGGTTGATCATCTTCGGGAAGCATTCACCAATCCTTGCATGAATTGTTCAATAATGTCAGTGGCTCAGAGAGAGGCTAGGCTCGCTAGATTTGATGGTGCATATGAAGAGTCTGTGACCAAACCTACTCAAGGGGTAAAAAAGGCTTTGAAACGTCACACACCAGATAAGGTTGAAAGGCATCAAAAGAAGAAAAGAGCGATGCAAGGATTAGCACAGTAGGTGCAGTCACTGTCATCTGACATGGAGAAGATAAAATCTCTCTTACTGTCATTAAATTAGAACCCTGCCAATGTCGTAGTGGAGGAACCTGCGTTATCAGACAGGGTATATGAAAACATTGACGCCCTCTCTACAGCAGCATCAAATACCACATTCCAACACAATCTGTTGGAAGTAGAAGACTCCTTGTCTGATCCACAATTTGCACCCCTCACTGAGCCACAACCAACTACGGCATCTCAAGACTTTAGTGACATCTCACTGACATCTCAAGGTTCTTCAAAAAGCCAGACATTCTCCCTGCAGACAGCTATGAAGATAGCTCTTGTAAAGCTGGGCCTGGATACCCCGCCTGCTCATGGGGCAGGACCCAGTGCCTTTTTCAGGAAAACAATAGCAGCTAGTGAATTCTCTGTGCCAGTGTGTAAGGATTTTGTTGCTGAGTTTTCAACAGCCTTAAGTTCAGAGACACAGTGCCCAGTAGTCCGCACCTTATCTAGTATGGAGGAGGTGGTagagaacaacctagcaacatgCCTGCAGTAGACCCTTGCATTGCAGCACTGGTAGTTTCACCAGATGAGGCATTGCGACCAAATCCACGTTGCCCCAGTACTGAATGCAGACGCACAGGTGACCTTATTGTTAAGGCTCACAATACAGCGACCCGGGTGGGCCAGCTCTCTTAATTCCCTGGCTCACCTACTGCTAGCATTACAAGCCTCATTAATAGACAATAGAGGAGACCAGATACAGGATGTTCTTCTGAGTACAACTCTGCAGATGATGGGTTACATAGCCCAAGATCTAGGCAGACTGGTAGGCTTCTGCCTGATA is drawn from Myxocyprinus asiaticus isolate MX2 ecotype Aquarium Trade chromosome 11, UBuf_Myxa_2, whole genome shotgun sequence and contains these coding sequences:
- the LOC127448584 gene encoding 3 beta-hydroxysteroid dehydrogenase/Delta 5-->4-isomerase-like, whose translation is MSLSGEVCVVTGACGFLGEKLVRLLLEMEKLAEVRLLDRNIRSELIQSLDDCRGETKLSVFEGDIRDRELLRRACRGAALVFHTASLIDVIGAVEYSELHGVNVKGTQLLLETCIQENLASFIYTSSIEVAGPNPRGEPIIDGNEDTPYSSCLKFNYSKTKEEAERICLQAHGELLRNGGQLATCALRPMYIYGEGCRFTLGHMRDGIRNGNVLLRTSRREAKVNPVYVGNVALAHLQAARALRDPQKRAVMGGNFYYIADDTPPVSYSDFNYAVLSPLGFGIQERPILPFPLLYLLSFLMELLHVVLRPFFRFTPPLNRQLLTMLNTPFSFSYQKAHRDFGYTPRYNWEEARRRTTDWLASVLSTETQQVHLK